In the genome of Tissierellales bacterium, the window ATGATAAGTATGATTTACCAGTAAAAGCTTTTAAGACTGGAGATAGAGTAAGTTTAGATTATATTAATGCCTATACTGATGAAGTAGAAAATCAGGTAGATATAAGAAAGCCTTTTAGACCTAGCCAATATACTAAAGAAGAAGCTAAAGAGAAGTTTCCAGAATGGTATCAAAGAGTTGTAGTTGAGAAAAATAGAAATCAGAAAAAATGGAATATAAAGAGAGATCTCTATGATTGGTGGTTAAGGCAGAGTAGTAAGGTTAAGGGTGGACATAGATATTTTTATTTAATGTGTATGGTTATCTATGCTGTTAAATGTAATATTTCTAGAGAAGAAGTTGAAGCAGATATGTATGAAAAGTTTGATGAATTAAGTCAGATAGAACATTCTAATCCACTTGAGGAAGAAGATATTAAATCTGCCTTAGAGACCTATGACAGGCAGTATTATAATTTTACTATTCATGATATAGAAAAATTAACAGACATTAGAATTGAAAGAAATAAAAGGAATTATAGAAATCAGAAACAACATATCTTAGTTATGAATGCAATTAGAGATGTTGTTTATCCAAATGGTGAATGGAGAAATAAAGAAGGTAGACCTAAAGGGAGTGGAACAAAGGAATCTTTAGTTAAAGAGTATTTAGTAGAAAATCCTGCTTCTACTCCAACAGAAATTGCTAGAAATTTAGGAATAAGTCGAACAACTGTTTATAAATATCTTTAATAGGTTATACAATAGGTTACACAATTTGTTATACTGTTGTTGAACAAATTGTGTAACAGGGAGTGAGAGTATGACTGTAAAAGAATTAGCTGATTTATGTAATGTTCACTATAATACTATGAGAAAATGGCTAGCTGACAATAAAATCAAAAAGGTTGATAAGGCTGTAAACTCGCCTTATTTGATAACTGATGATGTTATAAAAAAAGCTCGAAAGCATTTTTTAGTTGAAGATCCAAAAACAGAAGAAAAGAAAGAAGAAATAGATAATATACTTATACAACAGCTTGCACAAAAAGATAAACAGATTGTTAAACAACAAGAACAAATAGAACATTTACAAAGGTTATTAGAAAATCAGCAAATATTAACCTTGAAAGAACAAGAAAAGGTACAATTACTAGAAAGTAAGGAAGAAATAATTGAAGAACATAAAGAAGCAAATAAAAGTATTTGGGAAAAATTATTTAGAAGAAGTTAGTTATAATTCTTATAGGGAGGAATGAGTAAGTGGGGCAATTACAATTAGAACTTGATTCCGAATTAAATAAAAAATGTTTTAAGTTATTTAATTTAGATGATATTAAATCTGGTGAAAAAAGATATAAAGTATTAGAACTGTTTTCTGGTGCAGGAGGTATGGCACTGGGATTGCATAAGGCAGGATTAGATCCTATAGCTTTAATTGATATTGATAAAGATGCTAACAGTACAGTTAAACATAATTTTCCAAATTGGAATGTGTTAGAAAAAGATATCAATGAGATTGCAGAAGAAGGGATAGATTCAACTATAGATAACAAAAAATCAATAGATATAATTACAGGTGGTTTTCCATGTCAACCTTTTTCGTATGCAGGAAAAAGAGCAGGTTTAGATGATACAAGAGGAACGGTATTTTACTCGTTAGCAAAAATAATAAAGGAAGTTATGCCTAAAATGTTCGTTCTTGAAAATGTTAAAGGTTTATTAAATCATGACAAAGGAAAAACCTTTGAGGTTGTATTTAATATATTAAATACTATGAATTATGATATAGATTATAGAGTTCTAAATGCTTGGGATTACAATGTACCTCAAAAAAGGGAAAGGGTATTTATAATAGGAATACAAAAAAGCCTTAATACTGCCTTTGAATGGCCTAACCAATACTTAAACAAGCCTGTTTTAAGTGATGTTTTATTTAATGTTCCTTCATCAGAGGGAAGTAAATATCCAGAAAACAAAAAGAAAGTCTTAGAATTAGTCCCCCCAGGAGGGTGTTGGGTAGATTTACCTGATGAAGTAGCTAGAGAATATATGGGTAAAAGTTATTTTTCTGGTGGTGGAAGAAGAGGAATGGCAAGGAGGTTATCTTATGAAGAACCTTCTTTAACTTTAACAACTAGCCCAGCACAAAAACAAACAGAAAGATGCCACCCTTCAGAAACTAGACCATTTAATATTAGAGAATATGCACGAATACAAACATTTCCAGACGATTATAAGTTTATGGGATCTATATCAGCAGCCTATAGACAAATTGGCAATGCTGTACCAGTAAATTTAGCCTATGAAATAGGGAAGTCTATAGTAAAAACATTAGATAAAATTGTAGAGGAGGAAAAAGAATAAATATGAATTGGGACTTAGATTTTATAACAAAAGAAGATTATAAGAAACATGTTAAGGTATACTTTAATAAAATACATTCATTGGTTCAGCCTTCAGATATAGAGGAGTTTAATAGGAATATAATTGATCCTATTAAACTAACCTTTACATATTTTTTAACTGGACAAGATATAAATGAATTGATAAGTACAGAACAAAATAGACAAGTAGACAAGTCAATTAATAATGATATAGGATATTTTCATCAAAACATTTTCAAATATATTAATGGTTGGCATGTACCAAAAGAAGGGTTTGATATAGTAAAAAATGATTATAGTGTCTATGTAGAGTTAAAAAATAAGCATAATACAATGAATTCTAGTTCTTCTCAAAAAACATATATTAATATGCAAGATAAAATTATAGAGTCTTTAGAAAAAAAAGAAAAAGTTGT includes:
- a CDS encoding Eco47II family restriction endonuclease, whose protein sequence is MNWDLDFITKEDYKKHVKVYFNKIHSLVQPSDIEEFNRNIIDPIKLTFTYFLTGQDINELISTEQNRQVDKSINNDIGYFHQNIFKYINGWHVPKEGFDIVKNDYSVYVELKNKHNTMNSSSSQKTYINMQDKIIESLEKKEKVVCMLVEVIAKKSQDVPWEITLNKEKKSSEYIRRVSIDKFYELATGDKNAFRKLVSWLPITLKEIAIDEYDDLEEQKIVKELTKEKSFFLNLYNLAFEGYEGFDELKFIDDQELGKDFEIQEEDCK
- a CDS encoding DNA cytosine methyltransferase; this encodes MGQLQLELDSELNKKCFKLFNLDDIKSGEKRYKVLELFSGAGGMALGLHKAGLDPIALIDIDKDANSTVKHNFPNWNVLEKDINEIAEEGIDSTIDNKKSIDIITGGFPCQPFSYAGKRAGLDDTRGTVFYSLAKIIKEVMPKMFVLENVKGLLNHDKGKTFEVVFNILNTMNYDIDYRVLNAWDYNVPQKRERVFIIGIQKSLNTAFEWPNQYLNKPVLSDVLFNVPSSEGSKYPENKKKVLELVPPGGCWVDLPDEVAREYMGKSYFSGGGRRGMARRLSYEEPSLTLTTSPAQKQTERCHPSETRPFNIREYARIQTFPDDYKFMGSISAAYRQIGNAVPVNLAYEIGKSIVKTLDKIVEEEKE